The following proteins are encoded in a genomic region of Sparus aurata chromosome 23, fSpaAur1.1, whole genome shotgun sequence:
- the LOC115575140 gene encoding sulfotransferase 2B1-like, with product MTEAELYTVYKGIYFLKQFHTQQTLKYFEEFSFRPDDIVIATYPKSGSTWSQEIVPLIVNGGDLTCLQSPNWDRVPWLEYDPNLEGRPSPRMYATHLQYNMMPPSFFKVKPRVINVMRNPKDVFTSAIHYFEKASYHVNPGPQTKFLYKFLDGKVAYGSWFDHVKSWLNAEDQEHMMHISYEEMIMDLKDSVSRIAQFLEIPLDNEVIEKIADRCLFKNMKTNSSNFSLAPLEINCMSKSEFMRKGIAGDWKNQLTVAEAEYFDAVYKDKDC from the exons ATGACTGAAGCAGAGTTATACACTGTGTACAAGGGGATCTATTTCCTCAAACAATTCCATACTCAACAGACTCTGAAATACTTTGAGGAGTTTTCTTTTCGGCCAGATGATATCGTCATCGCAACATATCCCAAGTCAG GTAGCACATGGTCACAAGAGATTGTCCCTCTGATAGTCAATGGAGGAGATTTGACCTGTCTCCAGTCTCCTAACTGGGATCGTGTTCCCTGGCTGGAGTATGACCCAAACTTGGAAGGGAGGCCGTCTCCACGAATGTATGCTACACATCTACAGTACAACATGATGCCACCATCTTTCTTCAAAGTGAAGCCAAGG GTCATCAATGTCATGAGAAACCCCAAAGATGTGTTCACATCTGCCATTCACTATTTTGAGAAGGCCTCCTATCATGTCAACCCAGGTCCACAGACCAAGTTTCTCTACAAGTTCCTCGATGGAAAAG TTGCCTATGGGTCATGGTTTGATCATGTGAAGAGCTGGCTGAATGCTGAGGATCAAGAGCACATGATGCACATCTCCTATGAAGAGATGATAATG GACCTGAAGGACTCTGTGTCCAGAATCGCTCAGTTCTTAGAGATACCTTTGGACAATGAGGTGATCGAGAAGATAGCAGACCGATGTCTTTTCaagaacatgaaaacaaacagctcaaACTTCTCTTTGGCTCCTCTTGAAATTAATTGCATGTCTAAGTCTGAATTTATGAGGAAAG gAATTGCTGGAGATTGGAAAAACCAACTTACCGTGGCAGAAGCAGAGTACTTTGATGCAGTTTACAAAGACAAAGACTGTTAA